The Geothrix sp. genome window below encodes:
- a CDS encoding cytochrome c has protein sequence MKLRTTALLLAILPSLSAEVRDLKAFYRERCQVCHGTDGSGRGPGGAKLGGRNLADARWLARQEEGALVVSILKGRGAMPGFGRQVSEAEARHLLATIVRPPAQRKNR, from the coding sequence ATGAAGCTACGGACCACCGCGCTGCTGCTGGCGATCCTGCCCTCCCTTTCCGCCGAGGTTCGGGATCTCAAGGCCTTCTACCGCGAGCGTTGCCAGGTCTGCCACGGGACGGACGGTTCAGGCCGGGGTCCCGGCGGTGCGAAGCTCGGCGGACGCAACCTCGCGGATGCCCGGTGGCTGGCCCGGCAGGAGGAGGGCGCACTGGTGGTCTCGATCCTGAAAGGACGCGGCGCCATGCCGGGGTTCGGGCGCCAGGTGTCGGAAGCCGAGGCGCGGCACCTCCTGGCGACCATCGTGCGCCCACCGGCCCAGCGGAAAAATCGCTAG
- a CDS encoding aldose 1-epimerase family protein, with protein MDIHRLQAGPSSAAISTTGAELHALRLAGHDLLWDAGPLWPRHAPLLFPIVGRLNGDTLRHRGRTFSMPRHGFARERDFTWIERSEGTCTLELRDDAATRACYPFAFSLQVTWTLSAMGLRMDLALHNPGPDPLPASLGLHPAFRWPLAPGLPKSAHRLVFAADEPGPLHRLTREGLLDPTPRTSPIQDRILPLRESLFTDDALVFDRPRSRALRFEAEGGPALDLRWEGFPHLGLWAKPDPGPAFLCLEPWEGHADPQGWTGAFSEKPGSFLLPPGAARRWALDMSVTAGPWESSFAAFPRTPTT; from the coding sequence ATGGACATCCACCGATTGCAGGCTGGCCCGTCGAGCGCGGCCATCAGCACCACCGGAGCCGAGCTCCACGCCCTGCGCCTCGCCGGACACGACCTGCTCTGGGACGCGGGCCCCCTCTGGCCCCGGCATGCCCCCCTGCTCTTCCCCATCGTGGGCCGGTTGAACGGCGACACCCTCCGGCACCGGGGCCGGACCTTCTCCATGCCCCGGCACGGGTTCGCCCGGGAGCGGGACTTCACCTGGATCGAGCGGTCGGAAGGCACCTGCACCCTGGAACTTCGCGATGACGCCGCCACCCGGGCCTGTTATCCCTTCGCCTTCTCGCTGCAGGTGACCTGGACCCTGAGCGCCATGGGTCTGCGCATGGATCTCGCCCTGCACAACCCGGGACCCGATCCGCTTCCCGCCAGCCTGGGCCTTCATCCCGCCTTCCGCTGGCCGCTGGCCCCCGGCCTTCCGAAATCGGCCCACCGCCTGGTCTTCGCAGCCGACGAACCCGGCCCCCTCCATCGCCTCACCCGCGAGGGGCTCCTCGATCCGACCCCGCGGACCAGTCCCATCCAGGACCGGATCCTGCCTCTCCGCGAGTCCCTCTTCACGGACGATGCACTCGTCTTCGATCGGCCTCGCAGCCGCGCTCTGCGCTTCGAGGCCGAAGGCGGACCCGCCCTCGACCTGCGCTGGGAGGGCTTCCCCCACCTGGGCCTCTGGGCCAAGCCCGATCCCGGTCCCGCCTTCCTCTGCCTCGAGCCCTGGGAGGGGCATGCCGATCCCCAGGGTTGGACCGGGGCGTTCAGCGAGAAGCCCGGGAGCTTCCTGCTGCCCCCGGGCGCCGCCCGCCGCTGGGCCCTCGACATGTCTGTGACGGCGGGGCCCTGGGAAAGCAGCTTTGCCGCGTTCCCAAGGACTCCCACGACCTAG
- a CDS encoding cytochrome c has protein sequence MRMPLLLSCLLAIGLRAAESPQPARTVTELRAFFAQNCVKCHGPDGSARNAEGKKLGGFDFTDAKKVAGETDADMVKTIRKGIFFGRVMPSFKDQLTEADMALLVKEVLRKAEKGKAIAAEPEGGR, from the coding sequence ATGCGAATGCCCCTGCTTCTCTCCTGCCTGCTGGCCATCGGCCTCCGGGCGGCCGAATCCCCCCAGCCCGCCCGAACGGTGACGGAGCTTCGGGCCTTCTTCGCGCAGAACTGCGTGAAGTGCCACGGTCCCGATGGCTCGGCCCGCAACGCCGAGGGGAAGAAGCTGGGCGGGTTCGACTTCACCGATGCGAAGAAGGTCGCCGGGGAGACCGATGCCGACATGGTGAAGACCATCCGCAAGGGCATCTTCTTCGGTCGGGTCATGCCCTCCTTCAAGGACCAGCTGACGGAGGCGGACATGGCGCTTCTGGTGAAGGAGGTGCTCCGCAAGGCCGAGAAGGGCAAAGCCATCGCCGCGGAACCGGAGGGGGGCCGATAG